The Oncorhynchus nerka isolate Pitt River linkage group LG24, Oner_Uvic_2.0, whole genome shotgun sequence genome has a window encoding:
- the LOC115107723 gene encoding gap junction alpha-1 protein: MGDWSALGRLLDKVQAYSTAGGKVWLSVLFIFRILVLGTAVESAWGDEQSAFKCNTQQPGCENVCYDKSFPISHVRFWVLQIIFVSTPTLLYLAHVFYLLRIEQKINRKEEGLKTIQNDGGDVDIPLKKIELKKLKHGLEEHGKVKMKGALLRTYIFSIFFKSIFEVGFLVIQWYIYGFSLAAVYTCERSPCPHRVDCFLSRPTEKTVFIIFMLVVSLVSLLLNVIELFYVMFKRIKDRVKGKQPPIHYPGTGTLSPTPKDLSTTKYAYYNGCSSPTAPLSPMSPPGYKLATGERTNSVRNYNKQANEQNWANYSTEQNRLGQNGSTISNSHAQAFDFPDDTQESKKLTPGHELQPLALMDPRPCSRASSRMSSRPRPDDLDV; the protein is encoded by the coding sequence ATGGGTGACTGGAGTGCTTTGGGGAGGCTCCTGGACAAGGTACAGGCTTACTCCACGGCTGGAGGGAAGGTGTggctctctgtcctcttcatcttcaGGATCCTGGTGTTGGGAACGGCTGTGGAGTCTGCCTGGGGGGACGAGCAGTCCGCCTTCAAGTGCAACACCCAGCAACCTGGTTGTGAGAATGTGTGTTATGACAAATCTTTTCCTATATCACATGTACGGTTCTGGGTGCTACAGATTATCTTTGTCTCGACGCCGACTCTTCTCTACCTTGCCCATGTGTTCTACCTGTTGCGAATAGAGCAGAAGATTAACCGCAAAGAGGAAGGGCTGAAAACCATCCAGAACGACGGAGGCGACGTGGACATACCTCTAAAGAAGATTGAGTTAAAAAAGCTCAAGCATGGGCTGGAGGAGCATGGGAAGGTTAAGATGAAGGGAGCCCTCTTGAGAACCTACATATTCAGCATTTTTTTCAAGTCCATTTTTGAGGTGGGCTTCCTGGTCATACAGTGGTACATTTACGGCTTCAGTTTGGCTGCTGTCTACACCTGTGAGAGGTCCCCCTGCCCCCACAGAGTAGACTGTTTCCTCTCCAGACCCACTGAGAAAACCGTCTTCATCATCTTCATGCTGgtggtctctctggtctccctgCTTCTGAACGTCATTGAGCTCTTCTACGTGATGTTCAAGAGGATCAAGGACCGCGTGAAGGGGAAACAACCTCCCATCCACTACCCTGGCACTGGGACGTTAAGCCCCACTCCCAAGGATCTGTCCACCACTAAGTATGCCTACTATAATGGCTGTTCCTCTCccactgcccccctgtcacccaTGTCACCCCCGGGGTACAAGCTGGCCACTGGGGAGAGAACCAACTCTGTTCGCAACTACAATAAGCAAGCCAATGAGCAAAACTGGGCCAACTACAGCACGGAGCAGAACCGCCTGGGTCAGAATGGCAGCACCATCTCCAACTCCCATGCACAGGCCTTTGACTTTCCTGACGACACCCAGGAGAGTAAGAAACTGACCCCAGGGCACGAGCTGCAGCCGTTGGCCTTGATGGACCCCAGGCCCTGCAGTCGGGCCAGCAGTCGCATGAGCAGTCGGCCGAGGCCAGATGATCTAGATGTCTAG